From the genome of Cyanobacteria bacterium GSL.Bin1:
GAAGCATTACCGATTGTGGATGCTGTAGTTTCCTTAACCGGATTTGCCCTGGTTGGCGGTCCTGCCCGTCAAGACCATCCCAAAGCCATTGAATCTCTAAAACGGATTAATCGCCCTTATATGGTCGCTTTACCGCTCGTTTTCCAAACCACCGAAGAATGGGAAGAAAGTGAGTTAGGCTTGCATCCCGTACAAGTGGCGTTGCAAATTGCCATTCCTGAACTCGATGGCGGTATTGAACCGATTATTCTCTCCGGACGCGATGGGGCAACCGGTCGCGCGATCGCGCTGCAAGACCGGGTGGAAATGATTGCCCAACGCGCCATGAAATGGGCAAAATTACGCCGTAAACCCAAACTAGACAAAAAAGTTGCCATCACCGTCTTCAGCTTCCCTCCTGACAAAGGAAACGTCGGAACAGCAGCCTATCTCGATGTCTTTGGCAGCATCTACGAAGTCTTACAAGGACTCCGTAACAACGGCTACGACGTGGGAGAATTACCTGAATCCCCGAAAGAACTCATGGAATTGGTATTGCACGATGCACAAGCCCAGTATGCCAGCCCTGAGTTAAACATTGCTTATCGGATGTCCGTTCCCGAATACGAACGACTCACCCCCTACTCCGAAAATCTCCATGAAAACTGGGGTCCACCACCAGGAGAACTCAACAGCGATGGTGAGAACCTCCTCATTTACGGGAAACACTTCGGAAACGTCTTTATTGGTGTACAACCCACCTTTGGCTACGAAGGCGACCCGATGCGTCTCCTCTTCTCTCGTTCCGCCTCTCCTCACCACGGCTTTGCTGCGTACTACACCTACTTAGAAAAAGTTTGGGGTGCCGATGCCGTGCTACACTTCGGAACTCACGGATCTCTGGAGTTTATGCCTGGTAAACAAATGGGAATGTCTGGAGATTGCTATCCCGACAGTCTCATTGGCAGCATTCCGAACCTCTATTACTACGCAGCGAATAACCCCAGTGAGGCAACGATCGCGAAACGCCGCAGTTACGCCGAAACCATTTCCTATCTCACACCACCAGCAGAAAATGCGGGACTCTACAAAGGACTGCAAGAACTGCAAGACTTGATCGGGTCGTATCAGAACCTGAAAGATAATGGTCGCGCGATTCAAATTGTCAATACCATCATGGATCAAGCGCGGATTGTCAATCTGGATAAAGATGTCGATATCCCTGACAAAGATGCAAGTGAAATGAGTCCCGAAGAACGGGATACGCTGGTGGGCTTGCTGTACAAGCAGCTAATGGAAATTTCTTCTCGTCTGTTGCCCTGTGGTTTGCACGTCATTGGACAACCCCCAAGCGCAGAAGAAGCCATTGCGACCTTAGTTAATATTGCCTCGCTCGATCGCGAAGAAGAAGAAATTCAAGGCTTACCCCGCACCATCGCCGAAAGTATCGGACGGGATCTCGATGAAATTTACCGCAATAACGACAAAGGCGTTTTAGCTGATGTCCAACTGTTGCAAGAAATCAACAGTGCGGTTCAAGATGCTGTTGCTGCTTTGGTTCACGCCCAAGCCGATGCCAACGGACGAGTCTCGCAAGTTTCCAAACTGAACTTCTTCAACATGGGCAAAAAAGAACCTTGGGTCAAAGCCCTCCATGACCTCGGCTATACCAAAGTGGATCGCGAGAAAATGAAGCCCTTGTTTGAATATCTCGAATTCTGCTTACAACAAGTGGTTGCCGATAACGAACTCGGTGGACTCTTGCGCGGGTTAGAAGGGGAATATATCTTACCTGGACCCGGTGGTGATCCCATTCGTAATCCCAATGTTCTGCCGACGGGGAAAAATATCCACGCCCTTGATCCCCAGTCCATTCCCACCGCAGCCGCCGTTCAATCAGCAAAAGTGGTTGTTGATCGCCTCTTAGACCGTCACCGTGCAGAAAATGGGGGTGAACTCCCGGAAACCATTGCCTCTGTGCTTTGGGGAACCGATAACATCAAAACCTACGGCGAATCTCTCGCCCAAATTCTCTGCTTAATCGGGGTGAAACCCGTTCCCGACTCCTTGGGACGGATTAACAAACTCGAACTCATCCCCTTAGAAGAACTGGGTCGTCCCCGCATCGACGTGGTTGTCAACTGTTCCGGTGTCTTCCGTGACCTGTTCATTAACCAAATGGCACTGTTAGACCAAGGGGTGAAAATGGCAGCAGAAGCCGACGAACCCCCAGAAATGAACTTTGTCCGTAAGCACGCCATGCAGCAGGCAGAAGAAAACGGTATTAATCTCCGTCAAGCCGCTACTCGCATCTTCTCCAATGCGTCCGGTTCTTATGCCTCGAACGTCAACTTAGCCGTTGAAAACAGTTCTTGGGAAGACGAGTCTGAGTTACGGGATATGTATCTCAATCGGAAATCCTTCGCTTTTGATGCGGATAACCCTGGCATTATGCAGGAAAACCGCAAGATTTTTGAATCGGCACTGAAAACAGCCGATGTCACCTATCAAAACTTGGACTCTTCCGAAATCAGTCTCAGCGACGTTTCCCACTATTTTGAT
Proteins encoded in this window:
- a CDS encoding magnesium chelatase subunit H, which encodes MFTNVKSTIRHIEPDTIGDRSLVKVVYVVLEPQYQSALSASVRSINANNPNVAIEISGYLIEELRDPENYEAFKSDVAQANLFIGSLIFIEDLADKVVAAVEPHRENLDAAIVFPSMPQVMRLNKLGSFSMAQLGQSKSAIAQFMRKRKEKQGASFQDGMLKLLQTLPKVLKYLPLDKAQDARNFMLSFQYWLGGSQDNLENFLLMLTDKYVLETENKDEEVKYSEPVVYPDMGIWHPLAPKMFEDVKEYLSWYNSRTDIKDDLKDPLTPCIGLVLQRTHLITSDDAHYVAVVSELEAMGARVIPIFAGGLDFSKPVDEFFWDTAAKGVEALPIVDAVVSLTGFALVGGPARQDHPKAIESLKRINRPYMVALPLVFQTTEEWEESELGLHPVQVALQIAIPELDGGIEPIILSGRDGATGRAIALQDRVEMIAQRAMKWAKLRRKPKLDKKVAITVFSFPPDKGNVGTAAYLDVFGSIYEVLQGLRNNGYDVGELPESPKELMELVLHDAQAQYASPELNIAYRMSVPEYERLTPYSENLHENWGPPPGELNSDGENLLIYGKHFGNVFIGVQPTFGYEGDPMRLLFSRSASPHHGFAAYYTYLEKVWGADAVLHFGTHGSLEFMPGKQMGMSGDCYPDSLIGSIPNLYYYAANNPSEATIAKRRSYAETISYLTPPAENAGLYKGLQELQDLIGSYQNLKDNGRAIQIVNTIMDQARIVNLDKDVDIPDKDASEMSPEERDTLVGLLYKQLMEISSRLLPCGLHVIGQPPSAEEAIATLVNIASLDREEEEIQGLPRTIAESIGRDLDEIYRNNDKGVLADVQLLQEINSAVQDAVAALVHAQADANGRVSQVSKLNFFNMGKKEPWVKALHDLGYTKVDREKMKPLFEYLEFCLQQVVADNELGGLLRGLEGEYILPGPGGDPIRNPNVLPTGKNIHALDPQSIPTAAAVQSAKVVVDRLLDRHRAENGGELPETIASVLWGTDNIKTYGESLAQILCLIGVKPVPDSLGRINKLELIPLEELGRPRIDVVVNCSGVFRDLFINQMALLDQGVKMAAEADEPPEMNFVRKHAMQQAEENGINLRQAATRIFSNASGSYASNVNLAVENSSWEDESELRDMYLNRKSFAFDADNPGIMQENRKIFESALKTADVTYQNLDSSEISLSDVSHYFDSDPTKVVSSLREDGKQPAAYIADTTTANAQVRSLSETVRLDARTKMLNPKWYEGMLSHGYEGVRELSKRLVNTMGWSATAGAVDNWVYEDTNETFIKDKEMQERLLNLNPNSFRRMVTTLLEANGRGYWETSEENLDRLRELYQEAEDRIEGID